ATTGACTTGGAAAATCTGTGTTTTTAAGACAGTAGTAGGAAGACATCGCTGTCATCTAGACTCTGTCTGATGTCACAACTGGGCGActagtttgaatttttctggCCGGCGGcggtcatatatatatatattttagttATACGTCTTTTTCTACGTCTATACATTTTCGTCTTAGCCTTACAGAGTATACAGAGCTGGATTTCTTGTATATTTCTCTTGAGTCAACTATACAGGTCCACATTAATCAACCCATGCATGTGGATATGGTCCAAAACATTTTAGTCTAAGCTGGGAGACATATGTATGAGGAGGGGCATGATGATGTCAAGATTGGGTCGAGAAAAATACAAGAAtgacaaattaattaattaattatttgatggggtttaattaattatctaatctcatcattttttttttcatttataattaatttgcaGGGAATGTCTGTATTAACCCTTGCAGTTTCACTTCCTTCTTTGAAACCACCTCCCTGCCGAGATCCCCATGTCGAAAACTGCAAGAAGGCCTCCCCATTACATCTAGCTGTGTTCTATGGTGCCCTCTACACTCTGGCCATTGGAACAGGTGGAACAAAACCCAACATATCAACCATTGGAGCAGACCAGTTCGATGATTTTGATCCCAAAGAGAAGAACCAGAAACTCTCCTTTTTCAACTGGTGGATGTTCAGCATCTTCTTTGGCACACTCTTTGCCAACACAGTTCTTGTCTACATACAAGACAATGTGGGCTGGACCTTGGGATATGGCCTTCCAACTCTTGGCCTTCTTATATCTGTTATAATCTTCTTGGCTGGCACACGATTTTACAGGCACAAGGTGCCTACTGGCAGCCCCTTCACAAGGATGGCTAAGGTCATAGTTGCTGCAGTGAGGAAATGGACTGTGACTTTGCCTAGTGACCCTAAGGAGCTCCATGAGCTTAACTTGGAGGATTatacaaaaaaaggaaaattcagAATTGATTCCACACCAACCTTAAGGTTTGTAAATATACATTCATTGACTTaggctttttattttatttttaggtaaCTCTGTTCTGAAAATTTGGTGATGTGTATATTCATGCAGGTTCCTCAACAAAGCTGCTGTGAAAACAGGCTCAAACAGTCCATGGAAGCTATGCTCAGTAACCCAAGTAGAGGAGACCAAGCAAATGATACGAATGGTCCCAATCTTGGTAGCCACATTTGTACCAAGCACTATGATTGCACAAGTAAATACCTTGTTTGTAAAGCAAGGCACCACCCTTGATCGAGCGGTCGGGAGCTTCAAAATCCCCCCTGCAAGTTTATCTGGATTTGTGACCCTCTCCATGCTTGTCAGTGTCGTGCTCTATGACCGGTTCTTCGTCAAGATCATGCAAAAGTTGACAAAAAATCCTAGAGGAATCACTCTCCTTCAAAGAATGACAATTGGAATGCTTTTCCACATTATAATTATGGTCATTGCATCTCTAACTGAGAGGTATAGGCTTAATCTTGCAAAGGAACATGGCGTAGTCGAAAATGGAGGACAAGTTCCCATAACCATATTGATTTTACTTCCCCAATTTGTGCTCATGGGAACAGCTGATGCTTTTCTAGAGGTTGCCAAAATTGAGTTCTTCTATGACCAGGCACCTGAAAGTATGAAGAGTCTTGGGACTTCTTATTCCATGACCACTTTGGGGATGGGAAACTTTCTTAGCAGCTTCCTTCTTTCAACAGTTTCTCACATCACCAAGAAGCATGGTCACAAAGGATGGATTCTGAACAACCTAAATGCTTCTCATCTTGACTACTACTATGCATTTTTCGCCGTACTAAACGCCTTgaacttcattttcttcttggttATGACTAAGATGTATGTGTACAAGGCTGAAATTTCGGATTCGATAAAAGTACTCACagaagaattgagggagacAACCTACAAGCCATCTAACAAAGAAGAATCATAGACATAGCTAAAATAAGCAACCTATATGCcgcagaaattgaagatgaaacTGAAATTGTTGACAGTCCCCAGCTCAGTTTGTTAAAAAGGCCTTTAACAGAGCTTCTAGATAGAAATGGTGGATCATGGTAGTGTGTGTAAGGGAGGGGAAAAAATATAAAGCTGTGAATGCTTGCTAGTATTTGCCTGTAAGTACATCATTAGAAgttgaaatatatatagtacTTCCAGTTCTCAAATGAAGGATGTGTTCATGAATATCTTAGAATATCTGAATAGAAACAATTTCTTGAAACTCTTGTCAATAACTTTAATAATGGTGGTAGGACAAATATATTCAGAGTTCAATTTGTTTTGTAAACTTGGATGAAGGATAAGAAAAATGACCTTCACAAACTCCATTTGCCCAATGCCTACAAATAATGATAACGAATTTGTACAATCATCTCTCTATCCCCAGCAATATATTGGTTTAGCATTAAAAGTTCAGGAAATTTGGATACAATGTGCCCCCTCACATTTccctcaaattttctttttggtcacaCTGCTGGAAGTTAGTACTAGAATGCACCAAGGATATAAACACACTGATTTCAAAATGTACATGAAAATTCATCCTCATCACCTCCTCTTTGCTAGCTGGAATGTCCTCTTTAAGAATTGGTTTGCTGCTTTGTCATTCCTGTGACACAAAACCCTCAATATTGTGTTTGGATCTGACCTGTTCCATCTTCCTGTTGTTGGAGGCATGGGCAGCCTTTGCCCTGAACCCGCAACTCCAATCCCACTTGTTTCGCAAGTCACAATGCTGAAATCTTCCATTAGTTGTTCAGTACATTGCCCCATCAATTCTATCACTCCTTCCGTTGTCTCCCCTTCGTGTTCCACCACATCCTTGGCCATCAACCCTTCTCCACAAGTGCAAAAAACCCGTTTTAAGCTGTCGAAGTCTTCCTCAATCATCTCATGGTCAGTTCGGTAAAACACCCGGGAGCTTCCTCCAGCAACCAAAACCATAAGGAACGCTTCAAAAGAAGCCCTCATTACTTCTTTTATCGCCAAGGCCTGAGCCCTGTCGGTGAGGATTGCACCCAAGAGAGTCAGGTTCTGCTTGAGAATCCGCAATGCAGGTTTAATTCGTGCATTGGCTACATCACCAAGGTAGAGGCTATCATAGAAGACAGAGTTTGAGTCAAGGAAGATCAAGCGGTAGGCAGCTACTTCTGAGACATGTTGGCATGCTGCTTGGATGGCTAAGTGGGCAAGTTCAAAGTAGGAAGAGGCATTGCCGTGATTCCTGCGGCTGTTGGAACAACGGCTACGGGGTGTTGAAGGAACGATTTTAGGGGAGAGGGAGAGGTTTTTGTCAAGAGAATGAAGGTGGGAAAGAAGATAGTGCAAGGTGTTGAGGCGGATGTAGAGGCGTTGCGTTCCTCTGCTTGTTGATGGGCGAGGATTGTTACCGTCATTTATTCCATTTGGGTGACAATCTTCTGCTCCAATACTACATGGGCTAGCTTTTTTCCACAGTTTGAGGAACTTCGAGTCCCGGTTACATCTTGTTAGAGGAGGAAGCGTGGGGATATAACTTTGTTTCGAACCTGAGATAGAAAGACTTTGATTAACTCAAAACCTTCCAAGAATCTTTAACTGCTACCAAAATATACTTTGACATAAAATATATGGATATTAAGAAACATGTAATGTATCTCCATG
The window above is part of the Prunus dulcis chromosome 1, ALMONDv2, whole genome shotgun sequence genome. Proteins encoded here:
- the LOC117620988 gene encoding protein NRT1/ PTR FAMILY 5.2-like; its protein translation is MAAEEGQRVDQYTQDGTVDLKGNPVLRSKRGGWTACSFVVVYEVFERMAYYGISSNLILYLTKKLHQGTVTSANNVTNWVGTIWITPILGAYVADAHLGRYWTFLIASIIYLSGMSVLTLAVSLPSLKPPPCRDPHVENCKKASPLHLAVFYGALYTLAIGTGGTKPNISTIGADQFDDFDPKEKNQKLSFFNWWMFSIFFGTLFANTVLVYIQDNVGWTLGYGLPTLGLLISVIIFLAGTRFYRHKVPTGSPFTRMAKVIVAAVRKWTVTLPSDPKELHELNLEDYTKKGKFRIDSTPTLRFLNKAAVKTGSNSPWKLCSVTQVEETKQMIRMVPILVATFVPSTMIAQVNTLFVKQGTTLDRAVGSFKIPPASLSGFVTLSMLVSVVLYDRFFVKIMQKLTKNPRGITLLQRMTIGMLFHIIIMVIASLTERYRLNLAKEHGVVENGGQVPITILILLPQFVLMGTADAFLEVAKIEFFYDQAPESMKSLGTSYSMTTLGMGNFLSSFLLSTVSHITKKHGHKGWILNNLNASHLDYYYAFFAVLNALNFIFFLVMTKMYVYKAEISDSIKVLTEELRETTYKPSNKEES